The genomic DNA CAACGGGCGGTTTATGAGGTGGTTTTAGCCGCTCACGATCGCTGTATTGCCCAAGTTAAACCCGGTCGAGAATACGAGGAAATCCATCTAGAGGGCGCTTTGGCGATGGCAGAAGGTTTGGTTGATTTAGGCATTTTAACCGGCAATCCGGAAAGCCTAGTAGAACAGGATGCCCATGCCCTGTTTTTCCCCCATGGCATCGGTCATTTACTGGGCTTAGATGTCCATGATATGGAAGATTTGGGGGATTTAGCTGGTTATGCTCCAGGACGCAACAGGAGCGATCGCTTTGGCTTGCAGTTTTTGCGCTTAAATCGTCCTCTAAAATCGGGCATGGTGGTCACCATTGAACCCGGATTTTATCAAGTTCCCGCCATCTTAAACAATCCCCAATTTCGCGCCCAATATGATAGGGTCGTCAACTGGGAAAAACTCAGCCAATTTAGCGATGTACGGGGCATTCGCATCGAGGACGATGTACTGGTCACAGACCAGGGTTCCGAGGTGTTAACGGTGCAACTCCCCACCGCTCCAGACCAGATTGAACAGGCGATTGTTGAGTAATGAGTAAATAAGTCATATCAAGTCCGGTTTCCGCAAGCGGACATGAAAATTTGTTAAGAAGCGGGCAAGATGCCCGCACTCCTCGAATTCTTTGATATGACTGGAGTGGGAGCATCTTGCTCCCTGGATTTTTAATTAGGGTATTTCCGCTTCGCGGACATGAATAAGCGAACTTGATGTCATCTCCCCATCCTCACTATTTCCCCAACTAACTAACCATGCGCTTATTTTGCTTGACCAAAGGTTCCAATTGTTTATCAATTCTACGAATATGATTAACAAACCAATCGAGTAAATTTTTCTGTACTTTATTGGCAACTATATCGAGATTTTGATGAGTGTCAATTTCTCCTTTGATTTGCGTCAACATCTGCACAAAATTCTGATGAGCCTTTTGATTATCACAAGCCACCGGACACTGATGATTATTC from Roseofilum capinflatum BLCC-M114 includes the following:
- a CDS encoding bacteriohemerythrin, which gives rise to MPRTWIDSLKIGIPLLDLQHQQLLDEMDRLLEGLKTKKSDREIKSILKMLDGYVAVHFRYEEGCMNNHQCPVACDNQKAHQNFVQMLTQIKGEIDTHQNLDIVANKVQKNLLDWFVNHIRRIDKQLEPLVKQNKRMVS